One window from the genome of Ammoniphilus sp. CFH 90114 encodes:
- a CDS encoding TrmB family transcriptional regulator translates to MELLFSELQKLGFSQYESKAYVALLQNSPVTGYEVSKRSGVPRSMIYEVLGKLVDRGAVYLVPSEPVKYAPVPAKDMLQRMRNNLENSMAFLETTLESLERKPDLEVIVHLDGEEQVLQEMTDVIGRTQEELWISVWEPQVERIKRAVEEQVSKEVSVYSIVFGGQDQRIRHTYHHNYMPPEVVQKRMGGQLTIVARDGEEVVIANFSDQSVPWAVKTKNPALVLVATEYVRHDIMIEEITREFGEEKLDQLWRNRPDLYQVVTGKRFNL, encoded by the coding sequence TTGGAACTTCTATTTAGTGAACTTCAGAAGCTAGGATTTTCTCAATATGAAAGTAAAGCCTATGTCGCCTTGTTGCAAAACTCACCGGTTACAGGTTATGAAGTTAGTAAGCGTTCTGGTGTACCACGATCGATGATTTATGAAGTGTTAGGTAAGCTGGTTGATCGGGGAGCTGTTTATCTCGTCCCCTCTGAACCTGTCAAGTATGCTCCTGTACCAGCTAAGGATATGCTTCAACGCATGCGAAATAATTTAGAAAACTCTATGGCTTTCTTGGAGACGACGTTAGAGTCTCTTGAACGAAAACCTGATTTGGAAGTCATTGTTCATCTCGATGGGGAAGAACAAGTGCTTCAAGAAATGACAGACGTCATTGGCCGAACTCAGGAGGAATTGTGGATTTCGGTGTGGGAGCCACAGGTGGAAAGAATCAAACGTGCGGTGGAGGAGCAGGTATCTAAAGAAGTATCCGTTTACTCTATTGTTTTCGGTGGCCAGGATCAACGAATTAGACACACCTATCATCACAATTACATGCCACCCGAAGTCGTGCAGAAGCGTATGGGTGGGCAATTGACAATCGTTGCACGGGACGGGGAAGAAGTAGTGATAGCTAATTTTTCAGACCAATCTGTGCCATGGGCGGTGAAAACGAAGAACCCAGCTCTTGTACTGGTGGCTACAGAATATGTGCGACATGATATTATGATCGAGGAAATCACGAGAGAGTTTGGAGAAGAGAAACTAGATCAACTTTGGCGCAATCGCCCTGATCTTTATCAAGTGGTTACTGGTAAACGGTTCAACCTCTAA
- a CDS encoding AzlC family ABC transporter permease produces the protein MSNSPQERQWKQGIMDAVPIGLSFLLFGGIFGMMAIQAGLSIWQSVGMSFIVFAGSAQFTSLSMISDQASILAIILATFLINSRHLLMGLSMSPYYAGFSNRFVTLLSFFLIDEQYALTLNRFRHFAPTKSYIMGVSFTLYFTWVFGTFLGTMTGSWIPDPEALGLGFSFTAMFLALVFYQLTNLLRIATFFLCGGLAVALVFVVPNGLHLLIAGVLSFAIGYAFPAKSRKVVKEEQPKEVTA, from the coding sequence TTGAGTAACTCACCACAAGAACGACAATGGAAACAAGGCATTATGGATGCCGTGCCCATTGGATTAAGCTTTCTTTTATTTGGTGGAATTTTTGGCATGATGGCCATTCAAGCTGGGTTAAGCATATGGCAAAGCGTCGGGATGTCTTTCATCGTGTTTGCCGGCTCCGCGCAGTTTACTAGTCTTTCTATGATATCCGATCAAGCAAGCATATTGGCTATTATTTTAGCTACCTTTTTGATTAATTCTAGGCACTTGTTAATGGGATTATCCATGTCCCCTTACTATGCTGGATTCTCTAATCGATTCGTAACATTGCTTAGTTTCTTTCTTATCGATGAGCAATATGCCCTAACACTGAATAGATTTCGCCATTTTGCGCCAACGAAGTCTTACATTATGGGAGTGAGTTTTACCCTTTATTTTACTTGGGTTTTTGGAACTTTCCTTGGCACCATGACCGGCAGTTGGATTCCTGACCCAGAGGCGCTCGGCTTAGGCTTTAGTTTTACGGCTATGTTCCTTGCACTAGTTTTCTATCAGCTTACGAATTTGTTGCGTATCGCGACCTTTTTCTTATGTGGAGGGTTAGCAGTTGCTCTTGTCTTTGTTGTACCTAATGGTTTGCACCTACTGATAGCTGGTGTTCTATCCTTTGCCATCGGTTACGCATTCCCAGCAAAATCGAGGAAGGTAGTAAAGGAAGAACAACCAAAGGAGGTTACTGCGTGA
- a CDS encoding AzlD domain-containing protein, which translates to MSIQTTLLLFFGMAAVTYFCRRAFLRLPNQQLSERLMSGLSYIPIGIFAGLIFPSVFVREGAFEVNPLYVIASILCMALMVWKKNVFLSFGLSLLFVVVWTTTMG; encoded by the coding sequence GTGAGTATTCAAACAACCTTATTGCTGTTCTTCGGCATGGCAGCAGTAACTTACTTTTGTAGAAGAGCGTTCTTGCGCTTACCGAATCAACAATTATCAGAACGGTTGATGAGCGGTCTTTCGTATATTCCTATCGGGATTTTTGCAGGACTGATCTTCCCTTCCGTGTTTGTCCGAGAGGGTGCTTTTGAAGTCAATCCCCTCTATGTCATCGCTAGTATTTTATGTATGGCTCTTATGGTTTGGAAAAAGAATGTATTCTTAAGTTTTGGGCTAAGCTTATTGTTTGTTGTGGTATGGACGACGACCATGGGCTAA
- a CDS encoding ABC transporter substrate-binding protein produces the protein MRRLWALFLVFTLALTACSSGTTNSNSTAPAGSGDKPIELEFYFPVAVGGPITKIIDGLAADFTKENPNIKVTPIFGGSYQDTMTKVATAVQGGNAPDMAVLLSTELYTLLSMNAIENLTPQFEKSYIDDFFEGFMANSKVGDDVWSVPFQRSTIVLYYNKDAFKAAGLDPEKAPSNWQELREYAQKLTVKDGQGNVTQWGLEIPSTGFQYWMFQALALQTGDNIMSGDGKQVFFDNPANVEALQFWHDLGKKDKVMPEGIIEWATVPSDFLSGKTAMMFHTTGNLTKVKNDASFDFGVAFLPANKQFGSPTGGGNLYVFKDIPEENKKASAKFIEFLTSPERVAQWSIDTGYVATRKSAYETDTLKKYVTDFPHAKVAMDQLQYANSELSTYQNGQVQKILNDNIQAALNGTTSVNEALQKAQTQADQVLKNFK, from the coding sequence GTGAGACGTTTATGGGCCTTATTTCTTGTTTTTACCTTAGCGCTGACAGCATGTAGCAGTGGAACAACGAATTCGAATTCAACTGCACCTGCTGGTTCAGGTGACAAACCAATAGAATTGGAGTTTTACTTTCCAGTTGCTGTTGGTGGACCTATCACCAAGATCATTGATGGTTTAGCTGCAGATTTTACGAAGGAAAACCCTAACATTAAAGTTACACCGATCTTCGGTGGAAGTTATCAGGATACGATGACCAAAGTGGCGACAGCTGTTCAGGGTGGCAATGCTCCGGACATGGCAGTACTATTGTCCACAGAGTTGTATACGCTCCTATCTATGAATGCTATTGAAAATTTGACACCACAATTTGAGAAATCCTATATCGATGATTTCTTTGAAGGGTTCATGGCCAATTCCAAAGTAGGCGATGATGTTTGGAGTGTTCCTTTTCAACGTAGTACCATTGTTTTGTATTATAACAAGGATGCCTTCAAAGCAGCCGGATTGGACCCAGAAAAAGCACCATCCAATTGGCAAGAGCTAAGAGAGTATGCGCAGAAGCTTACTGTAAAGGATGGACAGGGAAATGTGACACAATGGGGATTGGAGATTCCGAGCACAGGTTTTCAATATTGGATGTTTCAAGCTTTAGCGCTACAAACCGGGGATAATATTATGTCCGGAGACGGAAAGCAAGTCTTCTTTGATAATCCAGCCAACGTGGAAGCGCTTCAATTCTGGCATGATCTTGGAAAGAAGGATAAAGTTATGCCGGAAGGAATTATTGAATGGGCGACTGTTCCTTCTGATTTCTTAAGTGGTAAAACAGCCATGATGTTCCATACGACAGGAAACCTAACGAAAGTAAAGAACGACGCAAGCTTTGACTTCGGAGTGGCTTTCCTACCTGCTAACAAGCAATTTGGTTCACCAACTGGTGGAGGTAACCTTTATGTGTTTAAAGATATCCCTGAGGAAAATAAGAAGGCATCAGCCAAATTTATTGAATTCTTAACATCCCCTGAACGAGTGGCCCAGTGGTCCATTGACACCGGGTATGTGGCAACTAGAAAGTCTGCTTATGAGACAGATACATTAAAAAAATATGTGACTGATTTCCCACATGCGAAAGTAGCGATGGATCAACTTCAATACGCAAATAGTGAATTATCTACTTACCAGAATGGGCAGGTTCAAAAGATCTTGAATGACAATATTCAAGCTGCCTTAAATGGTACGACTAGCGTTAATGAAGCCTTACAAAAGGCTCAGACTCAAGCCGACCAAGTGTTAAAGAACTTCAAATAA
- a CDS encoding carbohydrate ABC transporter permease, which yields MEKKVNWLTGTGRGSLPPTRWKKNAFAYSLLLPSMIFLILFTYYPTLKSIYLSFFNSTMGQTEFVGLQQYKQLLEDDIFLKVMKNNLLLAIGTVPTSIFLAIYLAIWLNGKLKANAFLRAAFFYPTVIPMIAIANIWLFIYTPSYGLLDQFLEVFGVKGVNWLGDPSWVMYSMIFMLIWKEAGFFMIFYLAGLQNLPQDVYEAARIEGAKPFQIFRHITFPLLMPTTMFVLIIAVTNSFKLVDHLYIMTKGGPDNASNLLLYYIYETAFSFWDMGKASVLTVVLLVILLAISIFNYAYLDKRIHY from the coding sequence ATGGAAAAGAAGGTGAACTGGTTAACCGGGACGGGGAGAGGGTCCTTACCCCCCACTCGTTGGAAGAAAAATGCGTTTGCCTATAGTTTATTGCTGCCTTCTATGATTTTCTTGATCTTATTTACTTATTATCCAACCTTGAAGTCTATTTATTTAAGTTTTTTTAATTCAACAATGGGCCAAACCGAATTCGTAGGACTACAACAGTATAAGCAATTATTAGAGGATGATATCTTCCTCAAAGTCATGAAGAATAATCTCTTGCTTGCCATTGGAACGGTTCCAACGAGTATATTCTTAGCGATTTATCTAGCGATTTGGCTGAATGGCAAACTGAAAGCGAATGCTTTCCTGCGAGCCGCCTTTTTTTATCCGACAGTTATTCCTATGATAGCGATTGCTAATATATGGTTGTTTATTTATACACCTAGTTATGGATTATTAGATCAGTTTCTTGAGGTTTTTGGGGTGAAGGGTGTCAATTGGTTAGGGGATCCTTCATGGGTTATGTACTCTATGATTTTTATGCTCATTTGGAAGGAAGCTGGCTTTTTTATGATCTTCTACTTAGCAGGTCTTCAGAACCTCCCTCAGGATGTTTATGAAGCAGCTAGAATAGAAGGGGCGAAGCCTTTTCAAATATTCCGTCATATTACTTTTCCATTACTCATGCCTACCACGATGTTTGTTCTTATTATTGCGGTGACCAACTCTTTTAAACTTGTGGATCATCTCTATATTATGACAAAGGGTGGACCCGACAATGCAAGTAATCTTTTGCTTTACTACATTTATGAGACTGCATTTAGTTTTTGGGATATGGGGAAGGCTTCCGTCTTGACGGTTGTTCTGCTGGTCATATTGCTTGCGATCTCTATCTTTAACTATGCCTATCTGGACAAGCGGATTCATTACTAG
- a CDS encoding carbohydrate ABC transporter permease yields MYRIVNYSVVTLLGIAFLIPLIWTIFTSFTPTSEVTSSSNPFWIDNPTVSNYIEAWNTAPFIQYYYNTFIIVFGILAVQLFTITLAAYAFARLDFWGKNVIFILFLTQLMIPPDILIFPNYTIMKELGLVDSKLAVMLPYWASAFGAFLLRQTFKQVPIDLEEAAKIDGCSWWKILWHVYIPAAKPTYVAFALISISTHWSNFMWPLVVTNTVGSRPLTVGMAIFAQSFETGAQWGTVTAATIMVIFPLLLAFFVFQRQFVESFMHSGIK; encoded by the coding sequence ATGTACCGAATCGTAAACTACAGTGTTGTAACTCTTCTAGGCATTGCCTTTTTAATTCCGTTGATCTGGACCATCTTTACCTCCTTTACACCAACAAGTGAAGTAACATCGAGTTCGAATCCATTCTGGATTGATAATCCGACCGTGAGCAATTATATCGAGGCATGGAATACAGCGCCTTTTATCCAATACTATTACAATACCTTTATTATTGTGTTTGGAATCTTAGCTGTTCAGCTTTTTACGATTACGCTGGCAGCTTATGCTTTTGCTAGATTGGACTTTTGGGGTAAAAATGTAATCTTTATCTTGTTCTTAACTCAGCTTATGATCCCACCGGATATCTTAATTTTTCCAAACTATACGATCATGAAAGAATTAGGCTTAGTGGATTCGAAGCTAGCCGTTATGCTTCCTTATTGGGCTTCTGCCTTTGGTGCTTTCTTACTTCGCCAAACGTTTAAGCAAGTTCCTATCGATCTTGAAGAAGCGGCAAAAATCGACGGTTGCAGTTGGTGGAAAATCCTTTGGCATGTATATATTCCCGCGGCAAAGCCAACCTACGTAGCTTTTGCTCTTATTTCAATTAGTACGCATTGGAGCAACTTTATGTGGCCTTTGGTCGTAACGAATACGGTAGGTAGTCGTCCGTTAACGGTGGGAATGGCCATATTCGCTCAGTCTTTTGAAACAGGAGCGCAATGGGGAACGGTTACAGCAGCTACCATTATGGTTATCTTTCCTTTACTGCTTGCCTTCTTTGTTTTCCAGAGGCAGTTTGTGGAGAGCTTTATGCATTCGGGAATCAAATAG
- a CDS encoding MBL fold metallo-hydrolase — MDILLMGTASATAGAERDNTYLLIRPQSHWIMIDVGGNPLGKLKKLGIATDEIKEIVFTHFHIDHIYGLPSLLWGMWLDGRKEPLTIYCSEDNELRLRSWLEVMGVKEWPIQFAIQVRTFPWKKETQLIGGEGFSMMTFPSLHLGSTVGLKMMDQDEVIVYSADTMLNPRIKEEPRIDLLIHEATTAFEDLPNHTSLKQLTEFYELDRVGEVIAVHLTDGEPYEEVTQSLNPHIREKVKIGYDLMKIK; from the coding sequence ATGGATATTTTGTTAATGGGAACAGCGAGTGCTACGGCTGGTGCTGAACGTGATAATACGTATTTGTTAATTAGACCGCAAAGCCATTGGATTATGATTGATGTAGGAGGGAATCCACTTGGCAAGCTTAAGAAGCTGGGCATAGCAACTGACGAAATAAAAGAGATAGTATTCACTCATTTTCATATTGATCATATCTATGGGTTACCTTCTCTTCTTTGGGGGATGTGGCTGGATGGACGTAAGGAACCGTTAACGATCTATTGTTCAGAGGATAATGAATTAAGGTTAAGAAGTTGGTTAGAGGTAATGGGGGTAAAGGAATGGCCCATACAATTCGCCATTCAAGTTAGGACTTTTCCATGGAAAAAGGAGACTCAACTCATAGGTGGCGAAGGGTTTTCTATGATGACCTTTCCAAGCCTGCATTTAGGTTCTACGGTCGGCTTGAAAATGATGGATCAAGATGAAGTAATTGTCTATTCCGCAGATACCATGTTAAATCCGAGGATAAAAGAAGAGCCAAGAATTGATCTGTTAATTCATGAAGCTACCACAGCGTTTGAAGATCTTCCCAATCACACATCCTTAAAGCAGCTAACAGAATTCTATGAGCTGGACCGAGTGGGTGAGGTGATCGCGGTCCATTTAACAGATGGGGAGCCTTATGAGGAAGTAACGCAATCATTGAACCCACACATAAGAGAGAAAGTGAAGATTGGCTACGATTTAATGAAAATCAAATAA
- a CDS encoding HAD-IIA family hydrolase → MKNFSGYIFDLDGTIYLGEEMIPGAVDVIDTLQTMGKKVLFLTNKTIESRQKYVAKLNRFGIKVGLQNILSPALVTIKYLKEKHPGEKVYVIGEEILKEELEQEGILFASTPQETQVVLISWDREFHYSHLNFAYQAIKKGAVAIATNPDRTCPVPDGDVPDCGAMIGAIEGATGQKIDGIMGKPSILTASTALEILELKPEECLMIGDRVETDILMGKVAGLNTALVLTGITKRENMEGAPYQPDYILDSVYDIVLKRSTEESFTR, encoded by the coding sequence ATGAAGAATTTTTCAGGGTATATTTTTGATTTAGATGGAACGATTTATTTAGGGGAGGAAATGATTCCAGGAGCTGTTGATGTCATTGATACTCTGCAGACAATGGGGAAGAAAGTGCTTTTCTTGACAAATAAGACGATAGAATCTAGGCAAAAATATGTAGCGAAGTTAAATAGATTTGGGATCAAAGTAGGTTTGCAAAATATTCTTAGCCCTGCCCTTGTTACCATAAAGTATCTTAAGGAGAAACACCCTGGTGAAAAGGTTTACGTAATTGGCGAAGAGATACTGAAGGAAGAGCTTGAGCAGGAAGGGATCTTATTCGCATCTACTCCGCAAGAGACCCAGGTCGTTCTTATCTCTTGGGATCGAGAGTTCCATTATTCGCATTTAAACTTTGCTTATCAAGCTATTAAGAAAGGTGCTGTCGCTATTGCTACCAATCCGGATCGTACCTGTCCGGTCCCTGATGGAGACGTTCCAGACTGTGGAGCTATGATAGGTGCGATTGAAGGCGCTACAGGACAGAAAATCGATGGAATCATGGGTAAGCCATCTATTTTGACAGCCAGTACAGCTTTAGAGATTCTAGAGTTAAAGCCTGAAGAGTGCCTTATGATTGGGGATAGAGTGGAGACGGATATCTTAATGGGTAAAGTGGCAGGGTTAAATACGGCACTTGTGCTAACTGGAATTACAAAACGTGAAAATATGGAAGGGGCTCCATACCAACCTGATTATATCCTAGATTCGGTTTACGATATCGTGTTGAAAAGGTCAACAGAGGAGTCATTTACGAGGTAA
- a CDS encoding glycerol-3-phosphate responsive antiterminator translates to MKDNQAIKTIQYALKNKPVITSLVTEDDLDAILGTTSNIIFLLKGDIFTLGNYAERIRDAGKLIFVHFDLIEGIGKDQMGVRYLANEIGIDGIVTTKSNIILAAKKYGMMTIQRLFVFDSVSLENGIKTIKNSQPDAIEVLPGMVIPRISKRIQSELGVPVIAGGLILDLQDLELALDNGAIGISTSAKELWQWQDMKA, encoded by the coding sequence ATGAAAGACAATCAGGCCATCAAGACGATCCAATATGCATTGAAGAACAAGCCAGTGATCACATCTCTCGTAACGGAGGATGATTTAGACGCTATATTAGGGACCACGTCAAATATCATTTTCTTACTTAAAGGTGATATCTTTACATTAGGGAATTACGCTGAGCGAATTCGGGATGCTGGCAAACTGATCTTTGTCCACTTTGATCTTATTGAAGGGATTGGAAAAGATCAGATGGGTGTCAGGTATTTGGCCAATGAGATTGGAATTGACGGCATCGTCACGACCAAATCCAATATTATATTAGCAGCTAAGAAATACGGGATGATGACGATACAGCGGTTATTTGTCTTTGATTCGGTCTCTTTAGAAAATGGTATTAAAACCATTAAGAATTCTCAGCCCGATGCAATTGAGGTATTACCTGGAATGGTCATTCCGCGTATTTCGAAGCGTATTCAATCTGAATTAGGGGTTCCTGTCATAGCAGGGGGATTGATCCTAGACTTGCAAGACTTAGAGTTGGCTTTGGATAATGGAGCGATTGGCATCTCAACTTCGGCTAAAGAACTATGGCAATGGCAAGATATGAAAGCTTAG
- a CDS encoding MgtC/SapB family protein, with translation MMLRLGLAALLGGIIGWERERRNKQAGFKTHLLVSVGSALIMLTSIYGFGDHLLNHPNARFDPARLAAQVVSGIGFLGAGAILRHSNQVITGLTTAATLWVVAAIGLSVGSGFYVPAIATTAIVMFSVLLLRGIENRFASSTQSRKLRILVADRPGKLGEISTVLGFEDVDIRNIFISEEIVDELHSRVVIEMQIRTSRHKNVLNIIEGLQKIEGVKEVQFES, from the coding sequence ATGATGCTGCGCTTAGGATTAGCAGCTCTATTAGGCGGAATTATTGGTTGGGAGAGGGAACGGAGGAATAAACAAGCTGGTTTCAAGACTCACCTGTTAGTTTCAGTCGGATCTGCTCTGATTATGCTTACATCGATCTATGGTTTTGGGGATCACCTTCTCAATCATCCCAATGCTCGCTTTGATCCAGCACGTTTAGCGGCCCAAGTGGTAAGCGGAATTGGATTTCTTGGAGCAGGCGCCATTCTTCGTCATTCGAATCAAGTGATAACGGGCTTGACTACAGCGGCAACATTATGGGTCGTGGCAGCCATTGGTTTAAGTGTCGGTTCTGGTTTTTATGTTCCTGCTATTGCTACAACGGCAATCGTTATGTTTAGTGTTTTACTTCTAAGAGGAATAGAAAATCGTTTTGCTTCCTCTACTCAATCAAGAAAGCTTCGTATATTAGTAGCAGATCGACCAGGAAAATTAGGAGAGATAAGTACTGTATTAGGTTTTGAAGATGTGGATATTCGTAATATCTTCATCTCCGAGGAAATTGTAGATGAACTTCATAGTAGAGTAGTTATAGAGATGCAAATTCGCACGTCAAGGCACAAGAACGTCCTTAACATAATAGAAGGCCTCCAAAAAATTGAAGGAGTAAAGGAAGTACAGTTTGAAAGCTAA
- a CDS encoding glycerol-3-phosphate dehydrogenase/oxidase: protein MKTYFSARERGTILKEMASDTLDVLVIGGGITGAGIALDGSVRGLHIGLVEKADFGSGTSSRSTKLIHGGLRYLKQGEVKLVQEVGKEREILYRNAPHLVIPAPMLLPIYKGGTYGYWASSIGLYIYDVLAGVARKERRKMLRSEATKKTEPLLKVDGLKGGGLYYEYRTDDARLTLDIVKTAVKHGAKAINYAKVTEFIYDSTGQVVGVKVQDQLNGKRINLFAKKVVNAAGPWVDGVRDLDGSLQGKRLFLTKGVHLVVDYQRLPVKQSAYFDTPDGRMVFVIPRGRITYIGTTDTAYDQSIDEPRATKADRNYLIQAVNAMFPEVKLKEEDIESHWAGLRPLIYEEGKGPSELSRKDELFISSSGLITIAGGKLTGYRKMAEKVVNLVSRDLNTSLGRALVKCTTDQVIISGGERMGYTSFANWKKELFKRGVTLDLEEDIVREWIDVYGTNTLKIYKKLSDLPKNSPHRALRAQLAYSIEEEMTVNATDFLRLRTGWTYFNLKKATKYGSIIISYMAEMLGWDQTEVQKQKEMVSNLLKQIHELPDSDQPLRSLAIGE from the coding sequence TTGAAAACTTATTTTTCTGCACGAGAAAGAGGAACTATTTTAAAAGAAATGGCAAGTGATACGTTGGATGTACTCGTTATTGGAGGGGGAATTACAGGTGCTGGGATCGCCCTTGATGGAAGTGTTAGAGGACTTCACATTGGATTAGTGGAAAAGGCAGACTTTGGCTCAGGCACAAGTAGCCGTTCCACAAAGCTTATTCATGGGGGGTTACGTTATTTAAAGCAAGGAGAGGTAAAACTGGTTCAGGAAGTAGGGAAGGAACGGGAGATTCTTTACCGGAATGCTCCACATCTTGTCATTCCTGCCCCAATGCTACTTCCAATCTATAAAGGAGGTACATATGGATATTGGGCATCCTCTATCGGTTTGTACATCTATGACGTTTTAGCCGGTGTGGCACGGAAGGAAAGACGCAAGATGCTAAGGAGTGAAGCTACGAAAAAGACAGAGCCTCTGTTAAAAGTGGACGGATTAAAAGGGGGTGGACTCTATTATGAGTATCGAACGGATGATGCCCGGTTGACTCTAGATATTGTGAAAACAGCAGTAAAACATGGTGCAAAGGCTATCAATTATGCAAAAGTGACGGAGTTCATCTATGATTCTACAGGTCAGGTCGTTGGGGTGAAGGTTCAAGATCAACTTAACGGAAAAAGGATTAATCTATTTGCTAAAAAAGTGGTAAATGCAGCTGGACCGTGGGTAGATGGGGTCAGAGATCTAGATGGTTCCTTACAGGGTAAACGCCTTTTCCTAACGAAAGGAGTTCATCTAGTGGTCGACTATCAGCGCTTACCAGTCAAACAGTCTGCTTACTTCGATACACCTGATGGGAGAATGGTGTTTGTTATTCCACGAGGACGGATTACTTATATTGGTACAACAGATACTGCGTATGATCAATCCATTGATGAACCTCGTGCAACAAAGGCCGACCGAAATTATCTTATCCAGGCAGTTAATGCGATGTTTCCGGAAGTGAAGTTAAAGGAAGAGGATATTGAATCTCACTGGGCAGGGTTACGCCCTCTTATTTACGAGGAAGGGAAAGGGCCTAGCGAGCTCTCAAGAAAGGATGAGTTGTTTATTTCTAGTTCAGGACTCATTACGATTGCTGGAGGAAAATTAACGGGCTATCGCAAGATGGCAGAGAAGGTTGTTAACCTTGTTTCACGTGACCTTAACACTTCGCTAGGAAGAGCACTCGTTAAGTGTACCACAGATCAGGTAATTATTAGCGGCGGGGAACGTATGGGTTACACCTCATTTGCAAATTGGAAAAAAGAGCTGTTTAAGAGAGGAGTAACCCTTGACCTTGAGGAGGATATCGTTCGTGAATGGATTGATGTGTATGGAACAAATACATTAAAAATCTATAAGAAACTAAGTGACTTGCCCAAGAATTCTCCCCATCGGGCCCTTCGTGCACAGCTGGCTTATTCTATCGAAGAGGAAATGACTGTGAATGCCACAGATTTCTTGAGACTGCGAACCGGCTGGACTTACTTTAACTTGAAGAAAGCGACAAAGTACGGTTCAATAATCATTTCTTATATGGCTGAAATGTTAGGTTGGGATCAGACGGAGGTTCAAAAACAGAAAGAAATGGTCTCAAACTTATTGAAACAAATTCATGAATTACCAGATTCGGATCAACCTTTGCGATCCCTAGCCATAGGAGAATAA
- a CDS encoding GNAT family N-acetyltransferase has product MIHQLREIQTNRLILKPLDREVDLFSYAQIMSEDEVGRWLPKGRGYTLDETISFMTYMEGHWIKHAYGIWGVYSKESQTLLGHCGLNFIEDLQKVEVLYAYGQNGRGKGYATEAGAQVLNTAFEQLHLQEVIALAKPENNRSRRVIEKLGLLYQQDIQMWNMDLVYYSLDKNQRNKAK; this is encoded by the coding sequence ATGATCCATCAATTGAGGGAAATTCAAACGAACCGGCTTATCTTAAAGCCATTGGACAGGGAGGTTGATCTGTTTTCCTATGCTCAAATTATGAGTGAGGATGAAGTAGGGAGATGGTTACCTAAAGGTAGAGGCTATACTCTTGATGAAACCATAAGTTTTATGACTTATATGGAAGGTCATTGGATAAAGCATGCTTACGGGATTTGGGGAGTGTATTCAAAAGAAAGTCAAACCTTATTAGGTCACTGTGGGTTGAATTTTATTGAGGACTTGCAAAAGGTGGAAGTCCTTTATGCTTATGGTCAGAACGGGCGTGGAAAGGGATATGCAACAGAAGCAGGAGCACAGGTGCTAAACACTGCGTTTGAACAATTACATTTGCAAGAAGTCATTGCCTTAGCAAAACCTGAAAATAACAGGTCAAGAAGAGTAATTGAAAAACTAGGTTTACTTTATCAACAAGATATTCAAATGTGGAATATGGACTTGGTTTATTATTCGTTAGATAAGAATCAAAGAAACAAAGCGAAATGA
- a CDS encoding WGxxGxxG family protein, with translation MKKMATAGLCALILSMNLSMVQAAGDRTNTTGTDTTGTTIRGANTVGTPGAGPDGAAMYNVDRTGYGTGAGTMGTPGTGTARTTAADTRDWGWLGLLGLVGLAGLMGRNRNPEPTRE, from the coding sequence ATGAAGAAGATGGCAACTGCTGGATTGTGTGCGCTTATCCTAAGTATGAACTTATCTATGGTTCAAGCTGCAGGAGATCGGACAAATACTACGGGAACGGATACAACTGGGACGACAATTAGAGGTGCAAATACTGTTGGAACACCTGGTGCAGGACCTGATGGGGCTGCCATGTACAATGTGGATAGAACTGGATATGGTACAGGTGCGGGAACAATGGGAACACCAGGAACTGGAACAGCACGTACAACCGCCGCTGACACAAGAGACTGGGGTTGGCTTGGGCTACTGGGTTTAGTGGGACTTGCAGGTCTTATGGGCCGTAATCGCAATCCAGAACCCACTAGGGAATAG